One Amorphoplanes digitatis genomic window carries:
- a CDS encoding precorrin-3B synthase, translating to MSQPSTRADADACPGALRLHAAADGPLARVRVPGGRLTGAQAGALREMAEHWGDGNVELTSRANLQLRALRDAPVARLAARLRAAGLLPSDTHELVRNIAASPLGDGSDVARLDRALCADPRLASLPGRFLFAVDAGSGDVAFSADVAALPDGAALPDGADLPVGADLPVGPAGGRPGRAAVAILFAGADAGLRVAAGAVVPALLAAAHAFLDERAAQQAAGGSAGAPADDHRPVAWRVRELDDGPARVAARTAAALGLRLGPAVVLPRPGPWEPIGLIEQPGGRVAVGALVPLGRLSSVQLRVLEPAATVTVTPWRGIVLPGLTPQAARAWAAALTAAGLDVAAGSRWAGVTACAGRPGCAKSLADVRHDADAATTAGTGLPVHWVGCARGCGSPAGPHVRVEATGSGYRVSSPGGSESAVVTEVGALVSAARKG from the coding sequence GTGTCCCAGCCATCCACGCGTGCCGACGCCGACGCCTGCCCCGGCGCGCTGCGGTTGCACGCGGCGGCCGACGGCCCGCTCGCGCGCGTCCGGGTGCCGGGCGGCCGCCTGACCGGCGCGCAGGCCGGTGCGCTGCGCGAAATGGCCGAGCACTGGGGCGACGGCAACGTCGAGCTGACCAGCCGGGCAAACCTACAGCTCAGGGCGTTGAGGGACGCCCCGGTGGCGCGGCTCGCGGCCCGCCTGCGCGCGGCGGGCCTGCTGCCCTCCGACACCCACGAACTGGTACGCAACATAGCGGCGTCCCCGCTGGGCGACGGCTCGGATGTGGCGCGTCTCGACCGGGCACTGTGCGCGGATCCGCGGCTGGCCTCGTTGCCGGGGCGGTTCCTGTTCGCCGTCGACGCGGGCTCGGGCGACGTGGCATTCTCGGCCGACGTGGCCGCCCTTCCCGACGGCGCCGCCCTTCCCGACGGCGCTGACCTTCCCGTTGGCGCTGACCTTCCCGTTGGCCCGGCCGGCGGGCGGCCGGGGCGCGCCGCGGTCGCGATCCTCTTCGCCGGCGCCGACGCGGGCCTGCGCGTCGCCGCCGGTGCCGTGGTCCCGGCGCTGCTGGCGGCCGCGCACGCCTTCCTCGACGAGCGCGCCGCGCAACAGGCCGCGGGCGGCTCCGCGGGCGCGCCGGCCGACGATCACCGGCCGGTGGCGTGGCGGGTGCGGGAGTTGGACGACGGGCCCGCGCGGGTGGCGGCCCGGACCGCCGCGGCGCTCGGCCTGCGGCTCGGGCCGGCCGTGGTGCTACCCCGGCCCGGCCCCTGGGAGCCGATCGGGCTCATCGAGCAGCCCGGCGGGCGCGTCGCCGTCGGGGCGCTGGTGCCGCTCGGGCGCCTGAGTTCCGTACAGCTGAGGGTTCTCGAACCCGCCGCGACCGTGACCGTCACGCCGTGGCGTGGGATCGTGCTGCCCGGCCTGACGCCGCAGGCGGCGCGGGCGTGGGCCGCGGCGCTGACGGCGGCCGGCCTCGACGTGGCCGCCGGGTCGCGGTGGGCCGGGGTGACGGCCTGCGCCGGCCGGCCCGGGTGCGCGAAGTCGCTGGCCGACGTCCGGCACGACGCGGACGCGGCGACCACGGCCGGCACCGGCCTGCCCGTGCACTGGGTCGGGTGCGCGCGCGGATGCGGCAGCCCGGCCGGCCCGCACGTGCGGGTCGAGGCGACCGGATCGGGTTACCGGGTGAGCTCGCCGGGCGGATCCGAATCCGCGGTGGTTACCGAGGTGGGGGCGCTGGTCAGCGCCGCGAGGAAGGGCTGA
- a CDS encoding precorrin-8X methylmutase: MDYVRDGAEIYRRSFATIRAEADLSGLPSDVARVAVRMIHACGMVDLAGDVGFSPGVVTAARKALLGGAPILCDAEMVAAGVTRARLPAGNEVVCTLRDPAVPALAARTGDTRSAAALELWGDRLAGAVVAIGNAPTALFRLLEMIEDGAPRPAAVLGIPVGFIGAAESKDALAASDLEFLVVRGRRGGSAITAAAVNALASEEE; this comes from the coding sequence ATGGATTACGTGCGCGACGGCGCGGAGATCTACCGGCGGTCGTTCGCGACGATCCGGGCCGAGGCGGACCTGTCCGGGCTGCCGTCCGATGTGGCCCGGGTCGCGGTCCGGATGATCCACGCCTGCGGGATGGTCGACCTGGCCGGCGACGTCGGCTTCAGCCCGGGCGTGGTCACCGCCGCCCGCAAGGCGCTACTCGGCGGCGCGCCGATCCTCTGCGACGCCGAGATGGTCGCCGCCGGGGTGACCCGGGCGCGGCTGCCCGCCGGCAACGAGGTCGTCTGCACGCTGCGCGACCCGGCGGTTCCCGCGCTCGCCGCCCGGACCGGCGACACCCGCAGCGCCGCCGCGCTGGAGCTGTGGGGTGACCGCCTCGCCGGCGCGGTGGTCGCGATCGGCAACGCGCCGACGGCCCTGTTCCGGCTGCTGGAGATGATCGAGGACGGCGCGCCGCGGCCGGCGGCGGTGCTGGGCATCCCGGTCGGCTTCATCGGCGCGGCCGAGTCCAAGGACGCCCTGGCCGCCTCCGACCTGGAATTCCTTGTCGTCCGCGGGCGGCGCGGCGGCAGCGCGATCACGGCGGCGGCGGTCAACGCCCTCGCGTCGGAGGAGGAGTAG